A portion of the Streptomyces sp. NBC_01335 genome contains these proteins:
- a CDS encoding VOC family protein, which translates to MEQRISLVTLGVTDLARARTFYEALGWEGQTVQDTVFYQAGGLAVVLWSRAKLAADCGLEDRGPGGFGGIALAQNLRSPEEVDALLATAERAGATVTRPAATTFYGGYAGVFTDPEGHAWEVAHNPGFTLAEDGSLVLPDFDDV; encoded by the coding sequence ATGGAACAGCGCATCAGTCTCGTCACCTTGGGCGTCACCGATCTCGCGCGTGCGCGGACCTTCTACGAGGCCCTCGGCTGGGAGGGGCAGACGGTCCAGGACACGGTCTTCTACCAGGCGGGCGGCCTCGCGGTCGTGCTGTGGTCCCGTGCGAAGCTCGCGGCCGACTGCGGCCTCGAAGACCGGGGCCCGGGCGGTTTCGGCGGGATCGCGCTCGCGCAGAACCTCCGGTCGCCCGAGGAGGTCGACGCGCTGCTGGCCACGGCGGAGCGCGCCGGCGCCACCGTCACCCGCCCCGCCGCGACGACGTTCTACGGCGGCTACGCGGGCGTCTTCACCGACCCCGAAGGCCACGCCTGGGAGGTCGCGCACAACCCGGGGTTCACGCTCGCCGAGGACGGCTCGCTCGTCCTCCCCGACTTCGACGACGTCTGA